In Oryza sativa Japonica Group chromosome 2, ASM3414082v1, the following are encoded in one genomic region:
- the LOC4329081 gene encoding uncharacterized protein: MSRRPSVAPEPAPRLVCNATTGDLPAGCNLGLLARIELLVLFCSAILALLVFLGSSRRRSSSATVRLVVWGAFTVSYPVAAYTIGLMQSSPFHHELFVVWSCFFLFVLASSDSITAYTLADIKSPATVLLNRGLQVIYVSVLLHYYASVLSPKLKIYLFIVWLVSLGKIALSALGYRLALRSDRLEADNKLVADYMTYEHDLSRQGGSDGDPVTMEGYKYIVRGEETDVMELTAPDYVKKIKVDGARALVTVESVWRCKGRLLMGSSVADASAAARRDLCLSFALFKLLRRRCSNYPLAESGQPKTRDFVLRGLLGQGKDDDDDGDGDRRSRRDGRAFRVIEVELGFLYDLFYTRYPFICHAAVSTAPHLAMCALVMTIGVLTLSSHSLRHYHPTHHRSIEVNGVNLDVALTMFIIALVIVLEAYQFVAVLFSDWQKVKMLCRYVLRPSWQGNPFFEAVLRVLCYCGSGVYWKKTMSQYSIVRHASPGHAVKDWLSRATRRWLDRLMFNGGKARSVKVSAAVESALASALRDRDDDDGVLGGGGRAALRQHRLDWAWGGATWRTCAHAILIWHIATCLCDMQMPAAITHKKTRPRARKAAGGGDGDGDRAVATSLSRYCAYLVSSAPELLPEHQYTTRTIAEAVLLELRVCLRGCASDKEVLDRLKAVAETATASSPESGIHVHGARLWTQLMVIPDQEMTWKLLARVWAELMLFVTPADNATAHVQHLTMGGEHITHLWALLTHAGIVDRPNSPSPHPHPAP, translated from the coding sequence ATGTCGCGGCGGCCGTCCGTAGCACCGGAGCCGGCTCCGCGGCTGGTCTGCAATGCAACCACGGGTGATCTACCGGCAGGCTGCAACCTCGGCCTGCTGGCCCGTATCGAACTCCTGGTGCTCTTCTGCTCCGCCATCCTCGCGCTCCTCGTCTTCCTCGGCTCCTCCAGGCGCCGGAGCAGCAGCGCCACCGTCCGCCTCGTCGTGTGGGGCGCCTTCACGGTGTCCTACCCGGTGGCGGCCTACACCATCGGCCTCATGCAGTCGTCCCCTTTCCACCACGAGCTCTTCGTGGTCTGGTCCTGCTTCTTCCTCTTCGTCCTCGCCAGCTCCGACTCCATCACCGCCTACACCCTCGCCGACATCAAGAGCCCGGCCACCGTGCTGCTCAACCGAGGCCTCCAGGTCATCTACGTCTCCGTGCTCCTCCACTACTACGCCTCCGTGCTCTCCCCGAAGCTCAAGATCTACCTCTTCATCGTTTGGCTCGTGAGCTTGGGGAAGATCGCGTTGAGCGCCCTCGGCTACCGGCTGGCGCTGCGCTCCGACAGGTTGGAGGCGGACAACAAGCTCGTCGCTGATTACATGACCTACGAGCACGACCTGAGCCGGCAGGGCGGCAGCGACGGAGATCCGGTGACCATGGAAGGGTACAAGTACATAGTCAGAGGGGAGGAGACGGACGTCATGGAGCTAACGGCGCCGGACTACGTCAAGAAGATCAAGGTGGACGGCGCGCGTGCGCTGGTGACGGTCGAGAGCGTCTGGCGGTGCAAGGGGCGGTTGCTGATGGGCAgctccgtcgccgacgccagcgccgccgcgcgaCGGGATCTTTGCCTCTCCTTTGCCCTGTTCAAGCTGCTCCGGCGGAGGTGCAGCAACTATCCCCTGGCCGAGTCCGGCCAACCCAAGACGAGGGACTTTGTCCTCAGGGGCCTCCTCGGACAGGGaaaagacgacgacgacgacggcgacggcgaccggagaTCAAGACGAGACGGCAGAGCTTTCCGGGTGATCGAAGTGGAGCTCGGCTTCCTCTACGACCTGTTCTACACGAGGTATCCCTTCATCTGCCACGCCGCGGTGAGCACGGCACCGCACCTCGCCATGTGCGCCCTCGTGATGACCATCGGCGTGCTCACCCTCTCCTCCCACTCGCTGCGACACTACCACCCTACTCACCATAGAAGCATCGAGGTCAATGGCGTCAACCTCGACGTCGCCCTCACCATGTTCATCATAGCGCTAGTCATCGTCCTCGAGGCGTACCAGTTCGTCGCCGTGCTCTTCTCCGACTGGCAGAAGGTGAAGATGCTGTGCAGGTACGTCCTCCGGCCGTCATGGCAGGGGAACCCGTTCTTCGAGGCGGTGTTGCGCGTGCTGTGCTACTGCGGCAGTGGCGTGTACTGGAAGAAGACGATGAGCCAGTACTCCATCGTCCGCCACGCCTCTCCTGGCCACGCCGTGAAGGACTGGCTGTCGCGGGCGACTCGCCGGTGGCTGGACAGGCTCATGTTCAACGGCGGCAAGGCGCGATCGGTGAAGGTGTCGGCCGCGGTGGAGAGCGCGCTCGCGTCTGCACTGAGGGAtcgcgacgacgatgacggcgtcctcggcggcggcggccgcgccgcgctgCGGCAACACAGGCTAGACTGGGCGTGGGGAGGCGCGACGTGGCGCACGTGCGCGCACGCCATTCTCATCTGGCACATCGCCACTTGCCTCTGTGACATGCAGATGCCGGCGGCAATAACCCACAAGAAGACGCGGCCGCGAGCGAGaaaggccgccggcggcggcgacggcgacggcgaccgtgCAGTGGCGACGAGCCTGTCGAGGTACTGCGCTTACCTGGTGTCGTCGGCGCCGGAGCTGTTGCCGGAGCACCAGTACACCACCCGGACGATCGCCGAGGCGGTGCTCCTCGAGCTCCGGGTCTGCCTCCGTGGCTGCGCGTCGGACAAGGAGGTCTTGGACAGGTtgaaggcggtggcggagacggcgaccgcgagctcgccggagagcgGCATCCATGTGCACGGTGCGAGGCTTTGGACACAGCTGATGGTGATCCCGGACCAGGAGATGACGTGGAAGCTCCTGGCCAGGGTGTGGGCGGAGCTGATGCTGTTCGTCACCCCGGCGGACAATGCGACGGCGCACGTCCAGCATTTGACGATGGGCGGCGAGCACATTACCCACCTCTGGGCACTGCTGACACACGCTGGCATCGTCGACCGGCCTAATTCTCCGTCCCCACACCCACATCCGGCGCCGTAA
- the LOC4329080 gene encoding sirohydrochlorin ferrochelatase, chloroplastic isoform X2, with protein MHTISIPFQPLSATHTNKLTSWSIDVRNSASFVKLPRIGLNIGNIVMSAKPNSGFSSETAQGESCTVDDFVAMFRARTGYKIVEPAHMELAEPTIKDAFGKCVQQGASRVIVSPYFLSPGRHWKQDIPALAAEASKEHSNITYVVTAPLGLHELMVDVMNDRIKYCLRHVAGNVEECTVCAGTGKCQLYP; from the exons ATGCATACTATCTCAATCCCCTTCCAACCCTTAAGTGCGACCCATACAAACAAACTGACATCATG GAGCATTGATGTCAGGAATTCTGCTAGCTTTGTCAAGTTGCCGAGAATTGGACTCAACATTGGAAACATAGTCATGAGTGCCAAGCCGAATTCTGGTTTCAGCTCAGAAACGGCCCAAGGAGAGAGTTGCACCGTTG ATGATTTTGTTGCCATGTTCAGGGCGAGGACCGGTTACAAGATCGTTGAGCCTGCTCATATG GAGCTAGCTGAGCCTACTATTAAAGATGCATTTGGAAAATGTGTGCAACAAGGAGCGTCCCGTGTTATTGTCAGTCCATATTTTCTTTCACCTGGACGACACTGGAAACAA GATATCCCTGCTTTAGCTGCGGAAGCATCTAAGGAGCACTCAAACATAACTTATGTTGTCACTGCCCCTCTTGGATTGCATGAGCTTATGGTG GATGTTATGAATGATCGCATCAAGTACTGCCTGAGACACGTTGCAGGTAATGTTGAGGAATGTACAGTATGTGCTGGAACTGGAAAATGCCAACTGTACCCTTGA
- the LOC4329080 gene encoding sirohydrochlorin ferrochelatase, chloroplastic isoform X1: MHTISIPFQPLSATHTNKLTSWSIDVRNSASFVKLPRIGLNIGNIVMSAKPNSGFSSETAQGESCTVGEKDGVIIVDHGSRREESNLMLNDFVAMFRARTGYKIVEPAHMELAEPTIKDAFGKCVQQGASRVIVSPYFLSPGRHWKQDIPALAAEASKEHSNITYVVTAPLGLHELMVDVMNDRIKYCLRHVAGNVEECTVCAGTGKCQLYP; encoded by the exons ATGCATACTATCTCAATCCCCTTCCAACCCTTAAGTGCGACCCATACAAACAAACTGACATCATG GAGCATTGATGTCAGGAATTCTGCTAGCTTTGTCAAGTTGCCGAGAATTGGACTCAACATTGGAAACATAGTCATGAGTGCCAAGCCGAATTCTGGTTTCAGCTCAGAAACGGCCCAAGGAGAGAGTTGCACCGTTGGTGAGAAGGATGGTGTGATCATTGTTGACCATGGGTCACGGCGTGAAGAATCCAATCTCATGCTAA ATGATTTTGTTGCCATGTTCAGGGCGAGGACCGGTTACAAGATCGTTGAGCCTGCTCATATG GAGCTAGCTGAGCCTACTATTAAAGATGCATTTGGAAAATGTGTGCAACAAGGAGCGTCCCGTGTTATTGTCAGTCCATATTTTCTTTCACCTGGACGACACTGGAAACAA GATATCCCTGCTTTAGCTGCGGAAGCATCTAAGGAGCACTCAAACATAACTTATGTTGTCACTGCCCCTCTTGGATTGCATGAGCTTATGGTG GATGTTATGAATGATCGCATCAAGTACTGCCTGAGACACGTTGCAGGTAATGTTGAGGAATGTACAGTATGTGCTGGAACTGGAAAATGCCAACTGTACCCTTGA
- the LOC107279979 gene encoding glutathione S-transferase T3, which translates to MASESDSFVRMMSEETHVEAYSLPMQNEDLHTSTNGAKGRAKRSSNFNRTEDVQLCISWQSISSDSIIGNEQPRKAYWQRIAEHYHANRDFESDRNANSLEHRWGNIQKEVRKFQGCYDQIERRHPSGIPHQELVLEVEALYSSNAPKNRAFQFNHCWLKLRNSPKFQTLESHKRPRSRKSSTPIEIAGEEDEEGDDARKSTTPDLSQPSAKKRPIGRKQAKEKLKNGGEDGPYKEAMKVLEFVSNMCT; encoded by the exons ATGGCAAGTGAAAGTGATTCCTTTGTGCGCATGATGTCTGAAGAGACCCATGTTGAAGCATATTCCTTGCCAATGCAAAATGAAGACCTTCATACTTCAACAAATGGTGCAAAAGGAAGAGCCAAAAGATCAAGCAACTTTAATCGTACGGAGGACGTTCAACTGTGCATTTCATGGCAAAGCATTAGCTCGGATTCTATTATTGGCAATGAGCAACCAAGGAAGGCATATTGGCAAAGGATTGCAGAGCACTACCATGCTAACCGTGATTTTGAGTCTGATAGGAATGCAAACTCTCTTGAGCACCGTTGGGGTAACATTCAGAAGGAAGTAAGAAAGTTTCAGGGCTGCTACGATCAAATTGAGCGTCGACATCCAAGTGGCATACCACATCAGGAGCTT GTTCTTGAAGTCGAGGCATTGTACTCATCGAATGCACCAAAGAATAGGGCATTTCAGTTTAATCATTGTTGGCTCAAGTTGAGGAATTCTCCGAAGTTTCAAACTCTAGAATCCCACAAGAGGCCAAGGTCTAGGAAGTCTTCGACCCCAATTGAGATagctggtgaagaagatgaagaaggagATGATGCTAGGAAGAGTACAACTCCTGATTTATCACAGCCAAGTGCTAAAAAGAGACCAATCGGTAGGAAGCAAGCAAAGGAGAAGTTGAAGAATGGAGGAGAAGATGGACCATACAAAGAGGCGATGAAagtgttagagtttgtgtcgaatatgtgtacgtag